AGGTATCTTTCTTCTTTTATCTTTTATCTTTTTTCTTTTATCTCTCATCTTTTGTAACCTTCTCAGAAAAACAGGCGTCAAATGAATTGAACAAAAAATATATCATTATGTTAGCAGAAATATTAATACCTATTACCTTTTTTGCCTCTGTGGTAGGAATATTATACATGTACTTCACTACACGACATAAAGAACGTATGTCAATGCTGGAAAAAGGAGCTGATCCCACATTATTTCAGACAAAACCTCAGTCCACATCCTTTATACTGAAATTTGGGATGTTGATGGTAGGTGTTTCAATCGGAATTATAACGGGATGGAAATTAGCAGGAAGCGAAGATGAAATGGAAATAATTATGCCGGCAACTATCTTCCTCTTTGGCGGAGCCGCTTTGGTAGCGACCTACTTTTTAGAAAGACACCTGAAAAGTAAAGATGAAACCAACGTAAGTGATTCAGCGAGCTAAAAATAAAAGACAGGACCAATCTTATACCAAATACATTTAATCTACTTAATAAAAAAAACTCTATTCCGATTAGAGTTTTTTTTATGCCTGAAAAAAACAAAACCCTGTTGTTTTATACCCCGTGTCAAGCCAAATATCAGCCTATGAAACGTACAAAATACACTTTCCTGCAAAATAACAACCTAAAACCCCAAAGAACAAAAAACACAACACACCGAAACAACAAGAGTACAATTACCTATACCTTTATTATAAAATGAAACTGAAAACACCTGACAACAATCATGTTAAAAAAGCAATTTATTGAAGTCCTATAGTATTGAGAGTAAAATAAAACATGTAACTTCGCAGAGTATTTTATACTAAATACATAACTAATAATATTTAAACAATACTTGACTTTATATAAATAAATTATGAACGTTAAAGAGTTAATGAACGGTCTGGAGGCCAAGCACCCAGGTGAGAAAGAATACTTACAAGCTGTTCACGAAGTATTAGAGTCTATTGAGGATGTATATAACGAAAATCCTCAGTATGAGGCGGCTAAAGTAATAGAACGCCTTGTTGAACCTGATAGAATTTTAACTTTTAAAGTTTCCTGGGTTGATGATAACGGAGATGTACATGTTAACCTTGGATATAGAGTTCAATTCAACAACTCAATTGGACCATACAAAGGCGGATTGCGTTTTCACCCGTCAGTAAACCTTTCAATTCTTAAATTCCTAGGATTTGAGCAAATTTTCAAGAATGCACTTACAACTCTTCCAATGGGAGGTGGTAAAGGTGGCTCTGACTTCGATCCTAAAGGAAAATCTGATGCAGAGATCATGCGTTTTGCTCAGGCATTTATGTTGGAATTGTGGCACCTGATAGGCCCTGAAACAGATGTTCCTGCAGGAGATATTGGTGTTGGAGGACGTGAAATCGGATTCCTTTACGGAATGTACAAGAAACTTGCCCGTGAGCACACAGGAGTATTAACAGGTAAAGGTCTTAACTGGGGAGGTTCGTTGATTCGTCCTGAGGCTACAGGCTTTGGTAATGTTTACTTTGCACAGGAAATGCTTGCTACAAAAGGCGAAACTTTCAAAGGTAAAGTTGTTGCTATTTCAGGATTTGGTAATGTTGCATGGGGTGCAGCTACAAAAGTTACCGAATTAGGAGGAAAAGTGGTTACTATTTCGGGTCCTGACGGATACATTTACGATCCTAAAGGTTTAGATGCCGAAAAAATTGAATACATGTTAGAGCTTAGAGCT
The sequence above is a segment of the Bacteroidota bacterium genome. Coding sequences within it:
- a CDS encoding DUF6249 domain-containing protein, which translates into the protein MLAEILIPITFFASVVGILYMYFTTRHKERMSMLEKGADPTLFQTKPQSTSFILKFGMLMVGVSIGIITGWKLAGSEDEMEIIMPATIFLFGGAALVATYFLERHLKSKDETNVSDSAS
- the gdhA gene encoding NADP-specific glutamate dehydrogenase, yielding MNVKELMNGLEAKHPGEKEYLQAVHEVLESIEDVYNENPQYEAAKVIERLVEPDRILTFKVSWVDDNGDVHVNLGYRVQFNNSIGPYKGGLRFHPSVNLSILKFLGFEQIFKNALTTLPMGGGKGGSDFDPKGKSDAEIMRFAQAFMLELWHLIGPETDVPAGDIGVGGREIGFLYGMYKKLAREHTGVLTGKGLNWGGSLIRPEATGFGNVYFAQEMLATKGETFKGKVVAISGFGNVAWGAATKVTELGGKVVTISGPDGYIYDPKGLDAEKIEYMLELRASNNDVVAPYAEEFPEATFYAGQKPWEQKVDIALPCATQNELNGDDAKKLVANGCICVGEGANMPSTEEAISVFHENKILFSPGKASNAGGVGVSGLEMTQNSNKLNWTKEEVDAKLHQIMKDIHAACVKHGTVEGGYVDYVKGANIAGFLKVADSMLDQGVI